From a region of the bacterium genome:
- a CDS encoding T9SS type A sorting domain-containing protein, whose amino-acid sequence MRQTFLILGAGALLLAAAVPGRAAIVMPRSVIGSGAGGGAGGGYQINGTVGQAAIGRLGGPTWLHEAGFWSGPPVPTAAATVPNNFWIGQNYPNPFNPTTTIRYGLAKAGPVELSLYDPTGRRVAVLVNENQAAGVQEVTLKADDLASGVYFYRLVAGDFRQTRKLVLMK is encoded by the coding sequence ATGCGTCAGACTTTCTTGATCCTCGGTGCGGGGGCGCTGCTGCTTGCGGCCGCGGTCCCGGGTCGTGCGGCCATCGTGATGCCGCGCAGCGTCATCGGCAGTGGTGCCGGCGGCGGCGCCGGCGGTGGTTACCAGATCAATGGCACGGTAGGGCAGGCGGCCATTGGCCGCCTCGGCGGTCCCACTTGGCTGCACGAGGCAGGCTTCTGGTCGGGACCACCCGTGCCCACGGCAGCCGCGACAGTGCCCAACAACTTCTGGATCGGGCAGAACTATCCCAACCCCTTCAACCCGACGACTACCATCCGTTACGGCCTGGCCAAGGCCGGACCGGTGGAACTCTCGCTCTACGATCCAACGGGGCGGCGGGTGGCAGTGCTCGTGAATGAGAACCAGGCGGCCGGTGTCCAGGAGGTCACGCTGAAGGCGGATGACCTGGCCAGCGGCGTCTACTTCTATCGACTGGTCGCCGGCGACTTCCGGCAGACGCGCAAACTCGTGCTGATGAAATGA